The following are encoded in a window of Deinococcus sedimenti genomic DNA:
- the rpsL gene encoding 30S ribosomal protein S12: MPTTQQLLRKGRKTIQKKSKVPALKGSPFRRGVCTVVKTTTPKKPNSALRKIARVRLSSAFEVTAYIPGEGHNLQEHSVVLIRGGRVKDLPGVRYHIVRGSLDTQGVKDRNKSRSKYGTKKPKAGAAAGAKKK, from the coding sequence CTGCCTACTACCCAGCAACTGCTCCGTAAGGGTCGTAAGACGATCCAGAAGAAGAGCAAGGTCCCTGCCCTGAAGGGCAGCCCCTTCCGCCGCGGCGTGTGCACGGTCGTCAAGACCACCACCCCCAAGAAGCCGAACTCCGCGCTTCGTAAGATCGCCCGCGTGCGTCTGTCCAGCGCCTTCGAAGTCACCGCGTACATCCCCGGTGAAGGCCACAACCTGCAGGAGCACAGCGTCGTGCTGATCCGCGGCGGCCGTGTGAAGGACCTTCCCGGTGTGCGTTACCACATCGTGCGCGGCAGCCTCGACACCCAGGGCGTCAAGGACCGCAACAAGAGCCGTTCCAAGTACGGCACCAAGAAGCCCAAGGCCGGCGCTGCCGCGGGCGCGAAGAAGAAGTAA
- a CDS encoding aminoglycoside N(3)-acetyltransferase — protein sequence MSEAEIIARTDTPRTRATLAGDLRRLGVQPGDTLIVHASLSSLGWVAGGAAAIVQALQDVVGPQGTLVVPTFTLNLTDPAGWGRTRVPEAWWPVIRAELPAFDPAVTPSRGMGRVVETLRTWPGARRSDHPHSSFAAWGRHAEDVTADHPLTFSLGEGSPLARVYDLNGRVLLLGTEVNTSLHLAEVRAGQRPTVPFSGPVTVGGERRWLTFDEADYHEQAFPPVKAAFEATGAVTVGVVGSATAKLMSQRALVDFATGYWREGGSGR from the coding sequence ATGAGTGAGGCCGAGATCATCGCCCGGACGGACACGCCGCGCACCCGCGCGACCCTGGCGGGCGACCTGCGCCGCCTGGGCGTGCAGCCGGGCGACACGCTGATCGTGCACGCCAGCCTCAGCAGCCTGGGCTGGGTGGCGGGCGGCGCGGCAGCTATCGTGCAGGCGCTTCAGGACGTGGTCGGGCCGCAGGGCACGCTGGTCGTGCCGACGTTCACGCTGAACCTGACCGACCCGGCCGGGTGGGGCCGGACGAGGGTGCCCGAGGCGTGGTGGCCGGTCATCCGGGCCGAGTTGCCCGCCTTCGATCCGGCGGTGACGCCCAGCCGGGGCATGGGCCGCGTCGTGGAGACGCTGCGGACCTGGCCGGGCGCGCGGCGCAGCGACCACCCGCACAGCTCGTTCGCCGCGTGGGGCCGCCACGCCGAGGACGTCACGGCGGATCACCCGCTAACGTTCTCGCTGGGCGAGGGCTCACCCCTGGCGCGCGTGTACGACCTGAACGGCCGGGTGCTGCTGCTGGGCACCGAGGTGAACACCAGCCTTCACCTCGCTGAGGTGCGGGCCGGGCAGCGGCCCACCGTGCCCTTCAGCGGGCCGGTCACGGTCGGGGGCGAGCGGCGCTGGCTGACCTTCGACGAGGCGGACTACCACGAGCAGGCCTTTCCGCCCGTCAAGGCGGCGTTCGAGGCGACCGGCGCGGTCACCGTGGGTGTGGTGGGTTCCGCGACCGCGAAGCTGATGTCGCAGCGCGCCTTGGTGGACTTCGCCACGGGGTACTGGCGCGAGGGGGGCAGTGGGAGGTAG
- the hflX gene encoding GTPase HflX, whose amino-acid sequence MKALGNLYRRRIEPGRVGSPELARNLAELSNDVRREVGVLIDRRGRVISVSVADAKGTEFPDLRMGENRLSGFHLLHTHPRGGALSKGDLSTLFLKRLDAVSAIEVRNEGQPGLVHTAHLTPPGTVGEEEDWRILPPVPAFQIDEFDLGAQVQALEEEIARAARTRVAKKDHERAILVQIDQGEFDAEDRLDELAELARTAGAEVVHRELVFRRNLKPGTLVGAGKLEELTSRAYHLDADLLIFGQELGPAQAREIEAATGLKIIDRTQLILDIFALHAQGVESRLQVELAQLRYMKPRLLGAGAALSRIGGGGGSAGGGAIGTRGPGETKLELDRRRINDRLSFLEKQLEGVAQRREERRKGRERNAVPVISIVGYTNAGKSTLLNAFTHAAEEPRRVLAENKLFATLRPTSRQGYLEGIGPVVLTDTVGFIRDLPKDLTRAFRSTLEEIGDADVLLHVVDAASPGADTRLDAVNRILEDLGFRDMPTVVALNKADAADPEALDRELDRTGGIAVSALKNRGLAELKEALADAVSGVQRAELARQEEARALAAQYR is encoded by the coding sequence ATGAAAGCCCTCGGGAACCTGTACCGCCGCCGGATCGAACCGGGCCGGGTGGGCTCGCCGGAACTCGCGCGGAACCTCGCGGAACTGTCGAACGACGTGCGGCGCGAGGTAGGCGTCCTGATCGACCGGCGCGGCCGTGTGATCTCCGTCAGCGTGGCCGACGCCAAGGGGACCGAGTTCCCGGACCTGCGCATGGGCGAGAACCGCCTGAGCGGCTTCCACCTGCTGCACACCCACCCGCGCGGCGGGGCACTCAGTAAGGGCGACCTCTCCACGCTGTTCCTGAAGCGCCTGGACGCCGTGTCGGCCATCGAGGTCCGGAACGAGGGTCAGCCAGGGCTGGTGCACACGGCGCACCTGACGCCGCCCGGCACGGTCGGGGAGGAGGAGGACTGGCGCATCCTGCCGCCCGTGCCCGCCTTCCAGATCGACGAGTTCGACCTGGGCGCGCAGGTGCAGGCGCTGGAGGAGGAGATTGCCCGCGCGGCCCGCACGCGCGTGGCGAAGAAGGACCACGAACGCGCCATTCTGGTGCAGATCGACCAGGGTGAATTCGACGCCGAGGACCGCCTGGACGAACTGGCCGAACTGGCCCGCACCGCCGGGGCGGAGGTCGTGCACCGCGAACTGGTGTTCCGCCGGAACCTGAAGCCCGGCACGCTGGTCGGCGCGGGGAAACTGGAAGAGTTGACGAGTCGCGCGTACCACCTGGACGCGGACCTGCTGATCTTCGGGCAGGAACTCGGCCCGGCCCAGGCGCGCGAGATCGAGGCCGCGACCGGCCTGAAGATCATCGACCGGACGCAGCTGATCCTGGACATCTTCGCGCTGCACGCGCAGGGTGTGGAGTCGCGCCTGCAGGTGGAACTGGCGCAGCTGCGCTACATGAAACCGCGCCTGCTGGGGGCGGGCGCGGCCCTGTCTCGCATCGGCGGGGGCGGGGGCAGCGCGGGCGGCGGCGCCATCGGTACGCGCGGGCCCGGCGAGACGAAGCTGGAGCTGGACCGCCGCCGCATCAACGACCGCCTGAGCTTCCTGGAGAAGCAGCTGGAGGGTGTCGCGCAGCGCCGCGAGGAACGCCGTAAGGGCCGCGAACGCAACGCCGTGCCCGTGATCAGCATCGTGGGGTACACGAACGCCGGGAAGAGCACCCTGCTGAACGCGTTCACGCACGCCGCCGAGGAACCCCGCCGGGTGCTGGCGGAGAACAAGCTGTTCGCCACGCTGCGCCCCACCAGCCGCCAGGGGTACCTGGAGGGCATCGGGCCGGTCGTGCTGACCGACACCGTGGGCTTCATCCGTGACCTGCCGAAGGACCTGACCCGCGCCTTCCGCAGCACGCTGGAGGAAATCGGGGACGCGGACGTGCTGCTGCACGTCGTGGACGCCGCCAGCCCCGGCGCGGACACCCGCCTGGACGCCGTGAACCGCATCCTGGAGGACCTGGGCTTCCGCGACATGCCGACCGTCGTCGCGCTGAACAAGGCCGACGCGGCCGACCCGGAGGCGCTGGACCGTGAACTGGACCGCACGGGCGGCATTGCCGTCAGCGCCCTGAAGAACCGTGGGCTGGCCGAACTGAAGGAGGCGCTGGCAGACGCCGTGTCGGGCGTACAGCGCGCCGAACTGGCCCGGCAGGAGGAAGCCCGCGCGCTGGCCGCGCAGTACCGGTAA
- a CDS encoding endonuclease/exonuclease/phosphatase family protein, which yields MRAHLPALPTLTLTLVALGWALGELIGERTLPTLLLAYAPPLVWVLLCLPALAWAAWRRRGRGMALAALLLAAWGAGLLHWRPQQSSTLRIVTFNVLGGARTTPTELGSALHTLNADVILLQEARFHDPTFEARLRATLPAYRAVRAQEVMTLTRLPLLESRSEPLPGNRRELLITRLDWQGQALTVVNAHLGTVQVSSVLNGDLARVRRTRDARSAQVQLLRGVAARTPGRLLLGGDLNTPPRGPAYSDLRAAFGPDAHDLAGRGPGWTFPSLHLRIDHLLGRELTPTRTQVLPWTLSDHRPLLVEYRP from the coding sequence GTGCGTGCCCACCTGCCTGCCCTGCCGACCCTGACGCTGACCCTCGTGGCGCTCGGCTGGGCGCTGGGCGAGCTGATCGGCGAGCGGACGCTGCCCACGCTGCTGCTCGCGTACGCGCCGCCGCTGGTGTGGGTCCTGCTGTGCCTGCCCGCGCTGGCCTGGGCAGCGTGGCGTCGCCGGGGCCGGGGCATGGCGCTCGCGGCACTGCTGCTGGCTGCCTGGGGCGCAGGTCTCCTGCACTGGCGGCCCCAGCAGTCGAGCACGCTGCGGATCGTGACCTTCAACGTGCTGGGCGGCGCACGCACCACCCCAACTGAACTGGGTTCAGCCCTGCACACCCTGAACGCCGACGTGATCCTCCTGCAGGAAGCCCGCTTCCACGACCCCACCTTTGAGGCCCGGCTGCGCGCGACCCTTCCCGCCTACCGCGCCGTGCGGGCGCAGGAGGTCATGACCCTGACCCGACTGCCGCTGCTGGAGAGCCGCTCGGAACCGCTGCCCGGCAACCGCCGTGAACTGCTGATCACGCGCCTGGACTGGCAGGGGCAGGCGCTGACGGTCGTGAACGCGCACCTGGGCACCGTGCAGGTCAGTTCCGTCCTGAACGGCGATCTGGCGCGGGTGCGGCGCACGCGGGACGCCCGCAGCGCCCAGGTCCAGCTCCTGCGGGGCGTCGCGGCGCGCACGCCGGGGCGACTGCTGCTGGGCGGCGACCTGAACACCCCGCCGCGCGGACCGGCGTACAGCGACCTGCGGGCCGCGTTCGGCCCGGACGCCCACGACCTCGCCGGGCGCGGACCGGGCTGGACCTTCCCCTCACTGCACCTGCGCATCGACCACCTGCTGGGCCGGGAACTCACGCCCACGCGGACGCAGGTCCTGCCGTGGACGCTCAGCGACCACCGCCCGCTGCTGGTCGAGTACCGACCCTGA